The following are from one region of the Sphingomonas sp. J315 genome:
- a CDS encoding sensor histidine kinase, whose translation MNAIDPHLPIAIGRVGRDGRLLDAEPRLSDLNSRAGGKQGEPLAVPQIASIARLALRLGIAISRNIVAADGEDDIDLWVRAEPDADGVRLEVSGWRPRAAWRAAEDEGREDDFLRSDADWVWECDSAMRLTHLSIEAGARYGFDAGKMLGQPLTLLFALEADEEGALPILTAAAEQGRFEGQVAELRGTGRRVRLSASPRVDAQARFAGFTGAAEMIDPAEDTAPSQPVAPQAVFTNEFGQRLDRALRKPLSRIIANADSISAQLDGPLRADYADYAGDIANAGRHLLSLVDDLADLTAVERDDFEVEAEPIDLADVARRAAGLLAVRASEADVRIDKPKADESLPATGEFRRVLQIMVNLIGNALRYSPPGGSVWVRLEREGQLGCVIVADQGKGIAAEDQARIFEKFGRVDPSEPGGSGLGLYIARRLARAMGGDITVDSAPGQGARFVLTLPARE comes from the coding sequence ATGAACGCGATCGACCCGCATCTTCCCATCGCAATCGGGCGCGTCGGGCGCGACGGGCGGCTGCTCGACGCAGAGCCGCGCCTGTCCGACCTCAACAGCCGTGCGGGCGGCAAGCAGGGCGAGCCGCTGGCAGTGCCGCAAATCGCGTCGATTGCGCGGCTCGCGCTGCGGCTGGGCATCGCCATCTCGCGCAACATCGTCGCGGCGGACGGCGAGGACGATATCGACCTGTGGGTTCGTGCCGAGCCCGATGCCGACGGCGTCCGGCTGGAGGTCAGCGGATGGCGTCCCCGCGCGGCATGGCGGGCGGCGGAGGATGAGGGGCGCGAGGATGATTTCCTGCGCAGCGATGCGGATTGGGTGTGGGAATGCGATTCGGCGATGCGGCTGACGCATCTGTCGATCGAGGCGGGAGCGCGCTACGGATTCGATGCGGGCAAGATGCTTGGTCAGCCGCTGACCCTGCTGTTCGCGCTGGAGGCGGATGAGGAGGGCGCGCTGCCGATCCTGACTGCTGCTGCGGAGCAGGGGCGGTTCGAGGGGCAGGTCGCCGAACTGCGCGGCACCGGTCGCCGCGTCCGGCTGTCGGCCAGCCCGCGCGTCGATGCGCAGGCGCGCTTTGCCGGCTTTACCGGCGCGGCCGAGATGATCGACCCGGCGGAGGACACTGCCCCGTCGCAGCCCGTCGCGCCGCAAGCGGTGTTCACCAACGAGTTCGGCCAGCGGCTGGACCGTGCGCTGCGCAAGCCGCTGAGCCGGATCATCGCCAATGCCGACAGCATCAGCGCCCAGCTCGATGGGCCACTGCGCGCCGATTATGCCGACTATGCCGGCGACATCGCCAATGCCGGCCGGCATTTGCTATCGCTGGTCGATGATCTGGCGGACCTTACCGCCGTCGAGCGCGACGATTTCGAGGTCGAGGCCGAGCCGATCGATCTCGCCGATGTCGCGCGTCGCGCCGCCGGGCTGCTCGCGGTGCGCGCGAGCGAGGCCGATGTGCGGATCGACAAGCCCAAGGCGGACGAGAGCCTGCCCGCCACCGGCGAGTTCCGTCGCGTCCTGCAGATCATGGTCAACCTCATCGGCAACGCGCTGCGCTATTCGCCGCCGGGCGGATCGGTCTGGGTGCGGCTGGAGCGCGAAGGGCAGCTCGGCTGCGTCATCGTCGCCGATCAGGGCAAGGGCATCGCGGCCGAGGATCAGGCACGCATTTTCGAGAAATTCGGTCGGGTCGACCCCAGCGAGCCGGGCGGCAGCGGGCTTGGCCTGTATATCGCTCGGCGGCTTGCCCGCGCGATGGGCGGTGATATCACCGTGGACAGCGCACCCGGCCAGGGCGCGCGCTTTGTCCTGACCCTTCCTGCCCGCGAGTAA